In Mercenaria mercenaria strain notata chromosome 15, MADL_Memer_1, whole genome shotgun sequence, a single genomic region encodes these proteins:
- the LOC123553152 gene encoding uncharacterized protein LOC123553152, whose product MMIGEIDFDTIFIDEVVHYEYISYVFFYIFMIFMTIDVINLLVGLAVENIQEFQKEADLARKEMQVKFALELERISTSSLILKGLNFLRCRRSAKPVSQTETLRPSKQNWLQRKIAESWKLTERDITVALKSENDSTSREIARLDTNFNTLETNLIDIDSKLEKILQTLSGNREEERS is encoded by the exons ATGATGATTGGCGAAATTGACTTCGATACCATATTTATTGACGAAGTAGTGCACTATGAATACATCAGTTATGTGTTCTTCTACATCTTCATGATATTTATGACTATTGACGTCATCAATCTGCTA GTCGGTCTGGCTGTGGAAAATATACAAGAATTCCAGAAAGAAGCTGATCTCGCCAGGAAAGAAATGCAA GTAAAGTTCGCATTGGAGTTAGAAAGAATATCAACATCTTCGCTTATTTTGAAAGGTCTGAATTTCCTCCGATGTAGACGGTCTGCCAAACCTGTATCCCAAACGGAAACTTTACGGCCGAGTAAACAGAACTGGCTGCAGAGGAAAATTGCCGAATCATGGAAATTAACTGAAAGAGATATAACAGTGGCTTTAAAATCTGAGAAT GATAGTACTTCAAGAGAAATAGCTCGATTGGATACGAACTTTAACACACTTGAAACAAATCTGATAGACATTGACTCGAAATTGGAGAAAATTTTACAGACCCTAAGTGGAAATAGAGAGGAGGAGAGGAGTTGA